Proteins co-encoded in one Coprobacter tertius genomic window:
- the thrS gene encoding threonine--tRNA ligase, whose protein sequence is MIKITFPDKSVKEFDKGTTPLQIAESISPRLAQDVLAATIDGKPWDLTRPIVEDAEIKLFKWDDPEGKHAFWHSSAHLLAEALQELYPGVKFGIGPAIENGFYYDVDLGETPIKESDFAVIEAKMLELASKKEAIVRQDISKADALKMFGDRGEEYKVELISELEDGTISTYTQGNFTDLCRGPHLPTTAPIKAAKVLSLAGAYWRGDEKRHQLTRVYAITFPKKKMLDEYLALLEEAKKRDHRKIGKELELFTFSHAVGQGLPLWLPKGAMLRDRLENFLRRIQKRFGYQQVITPHIGNKILYVTSGHYAKYGKDSFQPIHTPEEGEEFLLKPMNCPHHCEIYKAFPRSYKDLPLRFAEFGTVYRYEQSGELHGLTRVRGFTQDDAHIFCRPDQVKDEFLKVMDIIFIIFGALDFKNFEAQISLRDPNNREKYIGSDENWEKAERAIVEACQEKGLNARIELGEAAFYGPKLDFMVKDAIGRRWQLGTIQVDYNLPERFELEYTGSDNQKHRPVMIHRAPFGSMERFVAVLIEHTAGKFPLWLTPEQVVVMPISEKYNDYAHEVARELEMRDIRTIVDDRNEKIGRKIRDNELKRIPYLLIVGEKEAENGEVSVRKQGEGDKGSMKIATFAGILTEEVEKMITQW, encoded by the coding sequence ATGATTAAAATAACTTTTCCCGATAAATCGGTAAAAGAATTTGACAAAGGAACGACTCCTTTGCAAATTGCTGAAAGTATAAGTCCGCGTTTAGCGCAGGACGTTTTGGCCGCAACGATCGACGGAAAACCCTGGGATCTTACCCGGCCGATTGTCGAAGACGCTGAAATAAAATTATTTAAATGGGACGATCCTGAAGGAAAACATGCGTTTTGGCATTCGTCGGCGCATCTTTTGGCAGAGGCCTTGCAAGAATTGTATCCGGGTGTTAAATTCGGAATCGGACCCGCTATCGAAAACGGGTTTTATTACGATGTAGATTTGGGTGAAACCCCGATTAAAGAAAGCGATTTTGCAGTTATCGAAGCAAAAATGCTGGAACTTGCTTCGAAAAAAGAGGCGATTGTAAGACAGGATATTTCGAAAGCCGATGCTCTGAAAATGTTTGGAGACAGAGGCGAAGAATATAAAGTAGAACTCATTAGCGAGCTCGAGGATGGAACGATTTCTACCTATACGCAAGGTAATTTCACCGATCTTTGCCGGGGGCCGCATTTACCCACGACAGCTCCTATTAAAGCCGCTAAAGTATTGTCGCTTGCGGGGGCTTATTGGAGAGGCGATGAAAAACGTCATCAGTTGACACGGGTATATGCTATTACATTCCCCAAGAAAAAAATGCTCGATGAGTATCTCGCTTTGCTCGAAGAAGCCAAGAAACGCGATCATCGGAAAATAGGTAAAGAACTGGAATTGTTTACTTTTTCGCATGCCGTAGGACAGGGACTTCCGTTATGGTTACCTAAGGGGGCGATGCTGCGTGACCGCTTAGAGAATTTTTTACGTCGTATTCAGAAACGATTCGGATACCAGCAGGTTATAACACCGCATATCGGTAATAAGATATTATATGTCACTTCTGGCCATTATGCCAAATATGGGAAAGATTCGTTTCAGCCGATACATACTCCCGAAGAAGGAGAAGAATTTTTGTTGAAACCGATGAATTGTCCTCACCACTGTGAAATATATAAGGCTTTTCCCCGGTCGTATAAAGATTTGCCTTTGCGATTTGCCGAATTCGGTACCGTTTATCGATACGAACAAAGCGGCGAATTGCACGGTCTTACCAGAGTTAGAGGTTTTACTCAAGATGATGCTCATATTTTCTGTCGTCCCGATCAAGTGAAAGACGAATTCCTGAAAGTAATGGATATTATTTTTATTATTTTCGGTGCACTCGATTTTAAAAATTTCGAAGCTCAGATTTCGTTGCGCGACCCTAACAATCGAGAAAAGTATATCGGGTCGGATGAAAATTGGGAAAAAGCAGAACGAGCAATTGTAGAAGCTTGTCAGGAAAAAGGGTTGAATGCCCGTATTGAGTTGGGCGAGGCTGCTTTTTACGGACCAAAACTCGACTTTATGGTGAAAGATGCTATCGGTCGCCGTTGGCAGTTGGGAACTATACAAGTAGATTATAATCTTCCTGAACGGTTTGAATTGGAATATACCGGAAGTGATAATCAAAAGCATCGTCCGGTAATGATACATCGTGCACCTTTCGGGTCGATGGAACGGTTTGTCGCTGTACTGATTGAACATACTGCCGGGAAATTCCCCTTGTGGCTTACCCCCGAACAGGTAGTTGTTATGCCAATCAGTGAAAAATATAATGATTACGCTCATGAGGTTGCTCGTGAACTCGAAATGAGAGATATTCGTACGATCGTAGATGACCGAAACGAAAAAATCGGACGTAAAATTAGGGATAATGAACTGAAAAGAATCCCATATTTACTCATCGTAGGAGAAAAAGAAGCAGAAAATGGTGAAGTTTCTGTAAGAAAACAGGGCGAAGGTGATAAAGGTTCTATGAAAATTGCTACCTTTGCCGGGATTTTAACCGAGGAAGTAGAAAAAATGATAACCCAATGGTAA
- the rpmI gene encoding 50S ribosomal protein L35: MPKMKTNSGAKKRFALTGSGKIKRKHAFKSHILTKKTKKQKRNLTHFTIVSSADVKNVKELLCMR, encoded by the coding sequence ATGCCAAAGATGAAAACTAATTCCGGTGCCAAAAAGAGGTTCGCCCTTACCGGATCAGGAAAAATCAAAAGAAAACATGCTTTTAAAAGTCACATTTTGACGAAAAAAACTAAAAAGCAAAAACGCAATCTTACGCATTTCACGATCGTATCATCTGCCGATGTGAAGAACGTGAAAGAATTATTGTGCATGAGATAA
- the rplT gene encoding 50S ribosomal protein L20, whose translation MPRSVNHVASRARRKKILKLTKGYFGARKNVWTVAKNTWEKGLTYAYRDRKAKKRNFRALWIQRINAAARLEGMSYSKLMGALHKSGIEINRKVLADLAMNNPEAFQAIVAKVKNA comes from the coding sequence ATGCCAAGATCAGTAAATCATGTTGCTTCGAGAGCAAGAAGAAAGAAAATTTTAAAATTAACTAAAGGCTACTTTGGTGCGAGAAAAAATGTTTGGACAGTAGCTAAAAATACTTGGGAAAAAGGTCTTACTTATGCTTATCGCGACCGTAAAGCTAAAAAACGTAACTTCAGAGCCTTGTGGATACAGCGTATTAATGCAGCCGCACGTCTCGAAGGAATGTCTTATTCTAAGTTGATGGGTGCGTTACATAAATCGGGTATTGAAATTAATCGTAAGGTTTTAGCCGATTTGGCAATGAATAATCCTGAAGCCTTTCAGGCAATTGTTGCTAAAGTGAAAAATGCATAA
- a CDS encoding copper resistance protein NlpE translates to MKKLLYLFIALFICSCAGKSADKKASSEEMTVNGKSVSMGDTANSNKKSYEGILPAADAEGIRYELDLYTPKQGTGDSIYHLTMTYIGAGENGQDETFVQQGQWGIVNGPVIDAGGTIYQLRGDSIDEINFLAVNDSLVMLGQDMKKPQSKLNYTLKEKK, encoded by the coding sequence ATGAAAAAGTTATTGTATTTATTTATTGCTTTGTTTATCTGCTCTTGCGCAGGTAAATCTGCCGATAAAAAGGCGAGTTCCGAAGAAATGACCGTTAATGGAAAATCGGTATCGATGGGCGATACAGCAAATTCGAATAAGAAATCCTATGAGGGTATACTTCCGGCTGCTGATGCTGAAGGCATTCGTTACGAACTTGATTTGTATACTCCTAAACAAGGTACTGGTGATAGTATTTATCATCTGACGATGACTTATATCGGCGCCGGAGAAAATGGTCAGGACGAAACTTTTGTTCAACAGGGGCAGTGGGGAATTGTAAACGGTCCGGTTATCGATGCTGGTGGGACGATTTATCAGCTTAGAGGGGATTCGATAGATGAAATTAATTTCCTTGCTGTTAACGATAGTCTTGTCATGTTAGGGCAAGATATGAAGAAACCGCAATCGAAATTAAATTATACACTTAAAGAAAAG